A window of Rhododendron vialii isolate Sample 1 chromosome 11a, ASM3025357v1 genomic DNA:
TGCTCCTCAAAATGATGCCATGGACATAGATGAAGATGTCCAAGTTGGGTTCCGGGAACCTCCTTTCACAATTCTACCTTCTGCTAGGAATTTGAGTCCCTTCTCTCTTCTTGATCCTGACTTCCACAGAGGTTTATTTGATAGTGGTACCAATATTACGAGCCGTGAACCTTTCGTGTCGCATCCAAGGGAAGTGAGGGAGATTCCCATTGAGGTCAAGGATGGGGATGAACAGTCAGGTGGTTCTGACCTGGCACCTACAATAGAGGATGTTACTGGAACTGCTTTTGCACGAGGCCCAGAAAACCAAGGGACTGTAATAATTGATAATGATGACGATATTTCCACTGCTCCATCTGGACAGAATGATCAAAATGATGGGTTTCTAGGTTATAATCCTCGTGGCACTTATCCTAGGCCAAGTGCCCCGGGAATTGATGATTTGCCTTACTACAACAATGACATTGAAGAAGAAATGGTTCGAGCTGCTATTGAGGCTTCGAAAAGGGATCGATCATTTGGTGCTCATGATGTATGTAAATTTTACTATCTTAGTGGCTTGCTCCTCTATACTTTATCAGCTTTATGTATTACACTGTGTCAATGTAGGACTTGAGCAATCCGGTTATTCAGCAAAGGCAATCTCGCCTAGAGGATCCTGAACTTGCTCAGGCAGTTTCCTTGTCATTGAAGGTTTGTGGTCTTTTTTATATCGTGGGCGTCGGGGCCCTCGTTTTGTCGTATTTTGCACCTGTCTTACTTGAATAGGCTTTGAAGACAGCGGAGCAGGAAAAAACTTCGCTCGAGCTGGGGGGGAAGGTTGGAGCAGCAGAACTAGAAGCTTATAAGTCTACAGAGGTGGGTGATATTGGGAAATTGACGTCATCAAATGAAAGGTATATGTTGATGACACTTGATAGCGTATAGCCACTTGGCTTGTGTGGTTATTTAATAGGAAATTCTCTTTGTGCGTTGGGAGTTCAATGTTGGAGTCAAATACTGGTTTTTCCTGATGTGGGTACTGCTAAAAGACTGTCTAGGTTGGATGTTGGAAGCTCATCTATCCAAGATGAAGCTGAGGATGTAGAAGAGCAGCCTCTGGTTAGGCACAGGAGCAGGCGAGTGTCTTATGCCTCTATTAACTTTggcaaagaaaatgaagaagcaGAAGTTACCCCACCATCAAGTCCTGGACAAGATGATGATATTAATCATCCACCAACCAATATAATTGATCCCCCTACTGACGAGGTAGtgagttaaaaaaatttcttcttttatcaCAACTCCTTGTTACAATTTCAGATAACAGATATGTTGTTACATTCAGTGTAGAAGTTATTGTAAGTGTGTactttttttggtctttatttctTTCAAGTGGGGGGGAATGTCGTCCGAGGAACATGATGAAGCAATTATGCTTGAGGCTGCACTCTTTGGTGGAATTCCTGAAGGGAGCGGATACCGTTTTCCTTTTGCACCTCATCGGCTGACGCAGGATGGGTTAGATAGAACCTCTGGCTTTTATCCCCAGAGGATACCTCGCTCCCCATCGCCTGGTCTAACTGCTCAACGGTTGATTAGGGAGCAACAGGTTTGCATCTCGACCACCAACTATGTTAAAATATCGTATACGGGTAATTGATTCTTCTTGTTTTAACTTGTAGGATGATGAATATCTTGCGTCACTTCAAGCTGATAGAGAAAAAGAACTGAAGACAATGGAAGAAGCTGAAGCTCGGCGTTTGGAAGAGCAAGCAGCTAGAGAAGCTGCTCTTGAAGTAGAAAAACGAAAGGAAGAAGAGTTGCGTAGGAAATTGGAGGAAGAGCAGGTAATATATAATATGAAAATTCAGGCCTGCCAATACAGTAGTACTAGCTGATTTGGAACCGTCTTGTATTATTTGAAGTGTTTTTAGTCCTTTCAATCCGACACCATTTAAAAAGCCTTTGTTCCAAGTTGGATGGTGGGAACACTGAGAAGTATGCTACCAAAGAATTGTATTATCTGCTATGAAACAACAAGTGTTAACTTCACTGTGCCAAGGCCCCGGGCGACCAAGAGGTAGGGGCCATTCCACAGCTGAGTTAACACGCAGTGAACGATAAGGAGGGGGAGGTCTGGGGGGTGGGTAGGAATACCCCCATGcccttagttgcacgaagcgggaACGGGAGAGCGGATGATAAAGTGTGGGAGAGcgtttaggaaaaattatttaagttatataaatatttttatgtattttactATAATTAAATGTCAAAtagaaaatattattctaccacttAAATTGCAAAACAATATAATATTTATAATTTGGATATGTGATTCCAGTTGTTCTCCGtatcttagttgcacgaagccgGGGCGGGACCGGTGGCGGAGGATTATAGGAGTTCCTCTTTCGGGACGGGGAGCGTTTAGGAGTAATTGATGTGGGCCATACAAAGAGGTCACGAGAATTTGGTAATtttacgttttttatttttattttttttatggccTTATGGACTAGATGGGTATAACTGTATAAGGAAGCCTTAATTTGGCACATGTGGGATGAATAGGGCCAACTTGGGATATTGGTTAGACATGGGTTGGACTCACAGAAGTGTCTTTTGGTTCTAGTCAAGTCAAAATGTCTCTTCAAATTCTAGTCAAAGTCTTTACAGTCAATTAGTTGATCAAAGAGTCATTTGGTTTTTCCATGTCATTAATGTTAAATGTAGTCAAAGTGTCAATTAGTTGATCAAAGAGTCATTAAATTTTTCCATCTTTAATGCAATCAAAGAGTCTATGTTCAATGTGTCTTTGGGAGTCTAAaggttatttatttttgggaagTTCTAGAGTCAAGTTGAAATGGgtataaataagattgtaagCCTTATGGCAAATCGTGATGAGTGATGATAAAAATTGAGTAGCTTTCAAGCTATTGGCtagattgtgtgatgcaattttttcttttgtgtgatGCCTTAGGTTTTctaggtgtgatgcctagaCCTATCTTCCTAAAACCCCATCTTCTCTTTCTATTGTTCACAGTCCCAAAACATTCACTTCTCTTCGTGTTTGAGCATATCCTTGGCCGCATTCAAATCCCATCCTACATCAAATGATGCGGTTCATGATTAATGCAATGGGTAGTTTGGTAGTCTTAAAAGATTCAATGATTTGGGATGATGAAGGGCCTACTTGGGATATTGACCAAGCGTGCATCCTTAAAGGCTGTGACTTTTCATTTAGGGAAGTTTGACCACATATTCAATTCATGCAACCATTAGACAACACATGTTGgattttgtcccacattggttaattat
This region includes:
- the LOC131308130 gene encoding plant UBX domain-containing protein 8-like isoform X3 → MSRSDRYLYEHHRRTRGCRRAKAGASNMMVDSYWCQEHGGDLNEAVNAHFTGGDISTMNEISALAPQNDAMDIDEDVQVGFREPPFTILPSARNLSPFSLLDPDFHRGLFDSGTNITSREPFVSHPREVREIPIEVKDGDEQSGGSDLAPTIEDVTGTAFARGPENQGTVIIDNDDDISTAPSGQNDQNDGFLGYNPRGTYPRPSAPGIDDLPYYNNDIEEEMVRAAIEASKRDRSFGAHDDLSNPVIQQRQSRLEDPELAQAVSLSLKTAEQEKTSLELGGKVGAAELEAYKSTEVGDIGKLTSSNERLSRLDVGSSSIQDEAEDVEEQPLVRHRSRRVSYASINFGKENEEAEVTPPSSPGQDDDINHPPTNIIDPPTDEWGGMSSEEHDEAIMLEAALFGGIPEGSGYRFPFAPHRLTQDGLDRTSGFYPQRIPRSPSPGLTAQRLIREQQDDEYLASLQADREKELKTMEEAEARRLEEQAAREAALEVEKRKEEELRRKLEEEQEIERQLAAKEASLPQEPTSDNENAVTLLVRMPDGSRHGRRFLKSDKLQSLFYFIDVGRGVKPGSYRLVRPYPRRAFDDGESASTLNELGLTSKQEALFLELI
- the LOC131308130 gene encoding plant UBX domain-containing protein 8-like isoform X1, whose amino-acid sequence is MARPCQEAIDTFTSITGVPEAVAVQKLEEHGGDLNEAVNAHFTGGDISTMNEISALAPQNDAMDIDEDVQVGFREPPFTILPSARNLSPFSLLDPDFHRGLFDSGTNITSREPFVSHPREVREIPIEVKDGDEQSGGSDLAPTIEDVTGTAFARGPENQGTVIIDNDDDISTAPSGQNDQNDGFLGYNPRGTYPRPSAPGIDDLPYYNNDIEEEMVRAAIEASKRDRSFGAHDDLSNPVIQQRQSRLEDPELAQAVSLSLKTAEQEKTSLELGGKVGAAELEAYKSTEVGDIGKLTSSNERLSRLDVGSSSIQDEAEDVEEQPLVRHRSRRVSYASINFGKENEEAEVTPPSSPGQDDDINHPPTNIIDPPTDEWGGMSSEEHDEAIMLEAALFGGIPEGSGYRFPFAPHRLTQDGLDRTSGFYPQRIPRSPSPGLTAQRLIREQQDDEYLASLQADREKELKTMEEAEARRLEEQAAREAALEVEKRKEEELRRKLEEEQEIERQLAAKEASLPQEPTSDNENAVTLLVRMPDGSRHGRRFLKSDKLQSLFYFIDVGRGVKPGSYRLVRPYPRRAFDDGESASTLNELGLTSKQEALFLELI
- the LOC131308130 gene encoding plant UBX domain-containing protein 8-like isoform X2; amino-acid sequence: MARPCQEAIDTFTSITGVPEAVAVQKLEEHGGDLNEAVNAHFTGGDISTMNEISALAPQNDAMDIDEDVQVGFREPPFTILPSARNLSPFSLLDPDFHRGLFDSGTNITSREPFVSHPREVREIPIEVKDGDEQSGGSDLAPTIEDVTGTAFARGPENQGTVIIDNDDDISTAPSGQNDQNDGFLGYNPRGTYPRPSAPGIDDLPYYNNDIEEEMVRAAIEASKRDRSFGAHDDLSNPVIQQRQSRLEDPELAQAVSLSLKTAEQEKTSLELGGKVGAAELEAYKSTEVGDIGKLTSSNERLDVGSSSIQDEAEDVEEQPLVRHRSRRVSYASINFGKENEEAEVTPPSSPGQDDDINHPPTNIIDPPTDEWGGMSSEEHDEAIMLEAALFGGIPEGSGYRFPFAPHRLTQDGLDRTSGFYPQRIPRSPSPGLTAQRLIREQQDDEYLASLQADREKELKTMEEAEARRLEEQAAREAALEVEKRKEEELRRKLEEEQEIERQLAAKEASLPQEPTSDNENAVTLLVRMPDGSRHGRRFLKSDKLQSLFYFIDVGRGVKPGSYRLVRPYPRRAFDDGESASTLNELGLTSKQEALFLELI